From the Burkholderia ubonensis subsp. mesacidophila genome, the window CTGGCCACGGCCGATCCCGGCTGGGACGGGGCAAGTGTCGCCAGGGTGAAGCTGAAACGCAGATTGGGGTAATTCTGCTGGGCCACTGCCACACGCTGCACCAGATCGTTGATCACCTGTTGCGACTGCCCTGCCTCGATATCGAAATCGATCCCGACGAGGTTATTTGATGCATAACGCTTGATGAAAGCCGCCATGCCGGCATCGCTACCGCACGTGAACGAACCCGCTGCGCCGCCGGTGGAAATCACGTAGTTCACGTTGGCCGCGGTGAACAGCGGCACATTTGCGGCGGCCAGCGCGCCACCATCGACGCCCGCCCAGTTCTCGCTGCCGCATTCGCCGGTTGCAAACGCGAGCGTCAGCGTACGAACATTGGTCGGAAGCACCGACAGCACCGGGCTCAGCTGGCCTGTGACGTTTGACGAAATGACGTTCGTGTTCCAGTTCATCGAAATCGTCGCGTCCTTGTACGGGCTATAAATGAATGCTGGAGCCGTGCCGGTTCCCGAGGTAGCTGAAGGCGGCGTGGTCGTGGCGGCGCCCGTGTCGAACGGCGCCCACGCCAACAGGAGCGCCGACGCGACACCCAAGGTCGATCGCCGCATGATGCCGGATTGTGCTTTCTTCATTTACCTGCTCTCTTTGAGTTGGGTGATTTATTTCATGCCTTTCACGTGAACTACCGAATCAATGTCGTAATCAGATCCGCCTTGGGACTGCCCCACCCGGTTACCAGGTCATAGCCCTTCACGGCCAGGTAACTTCCCGATATGCCGCTCGCAATATCGTGGAAACTTGCCGTATAAGCCGGCGTCAACGCGCCATTGACCTGGTTCTGCGCGTAGATCAACGGATTGAAGTAGCCGACAGGCGCCTTGCGCAAGGCGGCTGCCTGCTGGTTGGCCAACGCGATGAAGCCGGCCCACATGGGTGCGGCAAAACTGGTCCCGCCAAACTCGTTCGCGGTACAGTCGGTCTGGTTGGCGCACACGTAGAAGGTGAAGTCGGCGTTGGCGGAGACGTCCGGTCCATTGCGGTAGGTCGTCGAGCCCTTGTTGCTGGAATTGATCACGCCGCGGATCTTCTGCCAGGATGGAATCGCGATGCGGTCGGGGGAGACGCCGCCGCCGCTGTCACTCCAGGCCGTCTCGGCCTTCCATGCGCCTGCCGCAGAGCCAGTCGTCAGATCGGTCCCGCCGACGGAAATGACGTAGGCGCTGTCCGCGGGCCATGCCTCGTTGGTCGTCGACCAGGTCGAGCTGTCGCCGGACGCGGCAAAGAACGATTGCCCCTGGGCGGCCATTTTCTCGAAGTACGGATCCAGCGTGGACGG encodes:
- a CDS encoding glycoside hydrolase family 18 protein; this encodes MKKAQSGIMRRSTLGVASALLLAWAPFDTGAATTTPPSATSGTGTAPAFIYSPYKDATISMNWNTNVISSNVTGQLSPVLSVLPTNVRTLTLAFATGECGSENWAGVDGGALAAANVPLFTAANVNYVISTGGAAGSFTCGSDAGMAAFIKRYASNNLVGIDFDIEAGQSQQVINDLVQRVAVAQQNYPNLRFSFTLATLAPSQPGSAVASSWGASAPDSFNIYGDWVMQAIQAYGLKNYTINLMTMDYGSAGAGNCVVANGTCQMGQSAIQAAMNLHDHWGVPYSQIELTPMIGGNDVAGETFTPADADVTAAFVKQNGLVGVHFWSFDRDVDCPPGAASSTCNSIGGVGTLGYTNQFANDLAGM